A single window of Myripristis murdjan chromosome 21, fMyrMur1.1, whole genome shotgun sequence DNA harbors:
- the hpxa gene encoding hemopexin yields MKLLSQTLCLCLILVLFDSDHHLDHHHTDGVPDRCEGKGLEMDAVAVNEEGVPYFFHDHHLFKGFHGKAEMSNETFPELDDHVHVDAAFRMHYEDSDDHDHMFFFFKDKVLSYYQHKLEDGYPKPISEVFPGIPDHVDAAVECPKPECDEDSVIVFKGGDMYHYDVKTKAVTSKNLQNLPSCTSAFRFMEHYYCFHGHQFTKFDPKTGDMHINYTKNAQDYFMRCSTFDSNSDHVEREQCSRVHLDAITSDNAGDIYAFRGHHYLHKDDATDALKAESIESAFKELHSEVDAVFSYEGHLHMIKDDNVFVYKVGEPHTHLDGYPKTVKEELGFEHADHIDAAFVCNDQHIAHIIIDDKIYDVDMKASPRVPTNERPMGVLKHVDAAMCGSTGVKAIVGNHFYHFDSVMLMVAAKALPEQHRVSQELFGCDH; encoded by the exons ATGAAGCTGCTCTCTCAGACCCTGTGTCTGTGCCTCATCCTCG TATTATTTGATTCAGATCACCATCTAGATCATCATCATACTGATGGTGTCCCTGACCGTTGTGAGGGGAAGGGGTTGGAGATGGATGCTGtggctgtgaatgaagagggaGTTCCATATTTTTTCCATG aTCACCATCTGTTCAAGGGCTTCCATGGCAAAGCAGAGATGTCCAACGAGACCTTCCCTGAGCTGGATGACCATGTCCATGTAGATGCTGCTTTCCGCATGCACTATGAGGACTCCGATGACCATGACCAcatgttcttcttcttc AAAGACAAGGTACTGAGCTACTACCAACACAAGCTGGAGGATGGCTACCCCAAGCCAATCAGTGAGGTCTTCCCTGGAATCCCCGACCATGTGGATGCAGCTGTGGAGTGTCCCAAGCCAGAATGCGATGAAGACTCCGTCATCGTCTTCAAGG GAGGTGACATGTACCACTACGATGTCAAGACAAAGGCGGTAACTTCTAAGAATTTGCAAAACCTGCCAAGTTGCACTTCTGCCTTCCGCTTCATGGAGCACTACTACTGCTTCCATGGACACCAGTTCACCAAGTTTGACCCCAAGACTGGTGACATGCATATCAATTACACCAAGAACGCCCAAGACTATTTCATGAGGTGCTCCACCTTTG ATAGCAACAGTGACCatgtggagagagagcagtgcaGCCGTGTTCACCTGGATGCCATCACATCTGACAATGCTGGGGACATATATGCCTTCAGAG GCCACCATTACCTTCACAAAGATGACGCCACTGACGCGTTAAAGGCCGAATCCATCGAGAGTGCCTTCAAGGAGCTGCACAGTGAGGTGGATGCTGTCTTCTCCTATGAGGGTCACCTGCACATGATCAAG GATGACAACGTGTTTGTCTACAAAGTTGGTGAGCCCCACACCCACCTGGATGGCTACCCCAAGACTGTGAAAGAGGAGCTGGGCTTTGAACACGCTGATCACATTGATGCTGCATTTGTCTGTAATGATCAACACATTGCCCACATTATCATAG ATGATAAAATCTACGATGTGGACATGAAGGCAAGCCCCCGCGTTCCAACCAATGAGCGCCCAATGGGTGTGCTGAAGCATGTTGATGCTGCCATGTGTGGCAGTACAGGTGTTAAGGCGATTGTTGGCAACCACTTCTACCACTTTGACAGTGTCATGCTTATGGTTGCCGCCAAGGCCCTGCCTGAGCAGCATCGGGTGTCCCAGGAGCTCTTTGGCTGTGACCACTAG